The genomic DNA gtaattaataacgaaatataatattacgtacatatataggatatatattttatgaatagatAGTACGAACTTGTATAATACGTTTAATCCTTAGCCTCGCATACGTATATGATAGAATCATATTAAAATCAGTTATAGAACAAACTTTTTCAACACTTTGATCGGTGAATTTCAATGAATTCCTGCCCTTTTATTGCCTAATAATTTGTTAGTCTTTTATTCTCGACAAAAGAAGTAATAATTAACTGCGAATTAAGTACATGCTTATGATTCAAACAAAGGTTTGAACGATCGCGTATTTACGCGCGCTTTCGATCATCAACGTTGCGCCATTTTCGAATGATGTGAACTGTTGTGCGCCTGCACAGAAATAAATATAAGGACTCAATTTAGAGAGTTTGACGGATACGAAATGTCAAGAGTAACAATATTCACtcagtaaaattattaattaataatgaagGATAAATGGCATTAGGGCTCACGCTGGATCTCGCACGTAGTCATCTCCGCGTTTATACCAATCAATTAATCTTTGggaaacgatgccaagctaagaactacgtaATCTACAATTCAGTTCAATCTAGATCATGTAAAATTTGCATAGTAATTTTAGATGATCTCCACTGAACTATAATTTATTAGTGAATTAAATATCTCGAACATCCCAGTACAACATACAAAAGGATCACTAGTAGTTTGGCgggaattttgaaattaattgcaaaatattttacttaatatttttaaaccACTGTGATAATTAAGGCAGCGATAAATCCATTAGTTTAAATCAATGTGGGAATTTCATTATAACTGAATTGTTAATCAACGAAGcaattatcaaaatataaaacacaCTACATACTTAAGgtctatattttattacgctgattttctatgtaatatattatctaCGAATCTGTTGTGCGATTTACGAATCGCCGATACACTTTCGTGACATTGTATTCTTTAATCTTCTTTCAAGACGTACATACATATCTCAAATGTAATCATcgatacaatattaaattaaaactaTTGTTCCATAATTAAAATCTTTCCTATCATGGTCTTCCGAGTATTTTCATtgtcgataaattttattttcattcttgaCAAACGTAAACAGGTTTTCGATTCGTTCTTGCATACTTTTCGtggttatatcattatcgtcaCATTCTACATGCTTCATcgatattatattgtattgtgTTTGTATAATTGATTAGGTACGTAGctgaatttaaatattctttttctttcacaGATCTTCAAGCGATAAAaagatgataaaataataacgataatataattatgcaatagtTTTAAACGAGCGACCTATTTCAACTTtgctatattattatcattgttattaCTACCAATATCATATCAGTAAGTTTAACAATAGAAAATGTTTCAGTATTAAGCAAGTTGATGAtattatcgaattttaaaaCTGAAAGTTATATCAAATATGcgatatacatacattaaaAGATGTTGGCACATCTTTAGTTAATTTCGTTTGATGTTCGTTTCATGTTAAAATTATCGCGTTTGCAAGATATTAATGTAAATCAGAAAGTAACTAATTATAAGAACGACATTTTTCATGTTTGTTTCGTTTCCTGCAAAGGCGTCAACATTAACGTAACTTCTTCTCCGTCATCTCCAGAGTTTGTCACGAGTTTTGGAAGCGTTTCAGCACCTTTTTTATTATCATTGGCACACGTGAACGTTGCATGCCCTATCATGTTTTCTAAAAGTTGTTCTTTCACTTCATCTGTATTGCTTATCAAAAGACCATctaaaaagtttaataaatacgtataatcatttatataatcaataaaatatattacattttttttaagaTACGCATAGTGATCTAATTAAGAAACGTTAATAAAAACATCAAGCGTACCGTGAAAGATGGAAGATATTTTATCCTCTTCGTCGATAAAGTGAAAATGTTTATTGTTCGCGAAAGCTTCGAAATTATTAAACGTCCTTAAAGAAACGTTCATGAACCATAACCTCTTCTTCTCGGCGTTGACATTCGCCGATATTAGCTCAATACCCTGTGATCCAAAAGAAAACGCGATCTTTCTATCTGTTCTTTATAGATTAATgataaatcaaattaattacattaattcTCTCTATTACCTTGATCGCTGTATAGTCGATACTTCGTATCCTTTCACAATTGATAATAAATGGCACGTTATTTTCATCGtatttgtgaattattttcATCACTTTATTACAAAAGTAATTTGCAGCTGGATAAAATAGTCCATTGTCTGGTTTGAGTACTATATATTTGTTTCCAAGTTGCGTCTACAAAAGGGCAACGAAGGAAGCGTTTGATTTTTCATACAAAGCATAGAAGTGTTGATCGTTTTTAAATGTTAATCGTTTTAAGATTGAAAGATGACGACGATACTGTGTAGAATTAATATAGTACAGGGTGTCTTAGAAAATATGGTATAACCGGTTATTTTATGATACACGCGAAGGTGAAttgattcaaattttattttcgagataatcgagtttgaaaatttgtcgtgTATATTCgcatttgattaatttttcatcTAGCCCATCAGAGTGGACAAAATTTGTTATTCAAAAACGGAACTtccgatgaaaatattttattgcatatttgttatttatttttctttcgtaatatttttagtaaaaataatCTCTTGTCttggttatttatttttcatgcaTTCCTACTTAGTCGACGGCTAGATGAGCGCGTGAGTATTCGACAAATTCTTAACATATTCCGTTTTGATACGAAATGCAAATACCGACAAAAGTTTGTGAAGCATATTCGAGTCAATGTCCGAGCAAAGATTCGTTGGCACTGATATTATGAGAACGTGATAATACAATACTATCTTTTACCTTACATTGAATTACTTCGATTTTTGGCCTAGCAGGCGATCGAAGGAAGAATATTAAACTGAACAGAGCACCAACTAAGAGTCCTAATTCGACGCCAAATATCACGCTAACTAGAAATGTCACTATCGCTGCAACCGCGTCCCTTTCTGCAATCAGGTATACAGAATTATTCAACGTCAAATACAAGAGATTAATTCTGAAAAGTAACAAGAACAAATGCAGTTTAATATTTGACAAATGTCATAgtatatgttatttttatacttattattggacagatataaaaaatatacaaaatttgacTTGACTTTATTTGctaaatctctctctctctctctcaagtTAGTGCAAACTTTTCAAAATCGATCTTTTTTTATCGTTCTATCTCCTTCtcttaatatatcttttatcttgattaaaaatttgaacGTATACGATCACGTAGTAAAATATTCTTCTGTAGTTTATAATTAGAGGAGATTAAGAATTGAGGGTATCTGATATCGATCGAGTATCTTATCTTAATTTGTTTAAACACAAAATGAGACATGAATTTGCTTGGTAATTAACAAAGGATATTCATTTCTGTTTTATCTACAAATGTGCAAGAAATTTTTGTGCAAATACGATACTcgacaaagaaaatatttcgagactgagaaaatatttgaatttcccATTGTATTAATGTGAcattaatgtaaatttttactGTATGTGAAAGTTACAACGACTCACTGCATCCTTTCCACAACAGACGTATTATCTTCAAGTCAATTATGAATATTACCGCGCTTATCAATACCGCTGCAAGAGTGGAACGCGGGATGTAATAGAAGTATGGTGTCAAGAAACTCAATGCCAGGAACGTCATCATTCCTGCAAAATAACCAATGTTATTATCCGTAACCAtttcttaaaaagaaatatatattatgcataCGCGCAAGAGAAAATAcagtagaatattatttatcCAAATTCCgtttattgaaacgaaatcTTTGTGTCTGATTAGGAGCTCCTGGCGGTTGTATCTACTTACGTGAACGTGTAATGCAATATTATACACGTATACAGGACAGAAAGAACGTATTTCCTCGCGTGAAAACGAGGTGAATAAGATGATTAATGAAAAACGAGACGAACGATAGAATAAGATTTTCCTCGTGTAGCCttcttttcgagaaaatcaagtTTGAAGGGTCAAGCATACTTGACCGTTGGCTGATTTCTCAGCGGATAAGAGCGAAGAATTGGTAGTGGCTtat from Bombus terrestris chromosome 11, iyBomTerr1.2, whole genome shotgun sequence includes the following:
- the LOC100649665 gene encoding sodium-independent sulfate anion transporter isoform X2: MHKNLQKYKLGFLVDFISIPVTSGFTSATSIIIIVSQLQGLLGLKFKANNIVDNLSKIFQNVQNVRMPDFLLGICSIAFLLFFRQLKDIDCCFGKDNDRSKGKRKKMWLKKFLWFLSICRNALVILIASTIAFYFEKTGSSPFILSGKIQSGLPRLSVPPFSSQVGNETYTFLDMCSHLGSGIIILPLVSVLANVAIAKAFASGSSVNATQEMLTLGLCNIFGSFVSSMPTAGAFTRSAVVSASGVRTPMAGIYVGMMTFLALSFLTPYFYYIPRSTLAAVLISAVIFIIDLKIIRLLWKGCKRDAVAAIVTFLVSVIFGVELGLLVGALFSLIFFLRSPARPKIEVIQCKTQLGNKYIVLKPDNGLFYPAANYFCNKVMKIIHKYDENNVPFIINCERIRSIDYTAIKGIELISANVNAEKKRLWFMNVSLRTFNNFEAFANNKHFHFIDEEDKISSIFHDGLLISNTDEVKEQLLENMIGHATFTCANDNKKGAETLPKLVTNSGDDGEEVTLMLTPLQETKQT